One region of Gorilla gorilla gorilla isolate KB3781 chromosome 13, NHGRI_mGorGor1-v2.1_pri, whole genome shotgun sequence genomic DNA includes:
- the CNTFR gene encoding ciliary neurotrophic factor receptor subunit alpha isoform X1, translating into MEASGPQLHLEWQVARMSAALPIFPGLGPGQHSLDSILTGQRLRVYSSSDGGGAAGSKDTLGLSSSVMAAPVPWACCAVLAAAAAVVYAQRHSPQEAPHVQYERLGSDVTLPCGTANWDAAVTWRVNGTDLAPDLLNGSQLVLRGLELGHSGLYACFHRDSWHLRHQVLLHVGLPPREPVLSCRSNTYPKGFYCSWHLPTPTYIPNTFNVTVLHGSKIMVCEKDPALKNRCHIRYMHLFSTIKYKVSISVSNALGHNATAITFDEFTIVKPDPPENVVARPVPSNPRRLEVTWQTPSTWPDPESFPLKFFLRYRPLILDQWQHVELSDGTAHTITDAYAGKEYIIQVAAKDNEIGTWSDWSVAAHATPWTEEPRHLTTEAQAAETTTSTTSSLAPPPTTKICDPGELGSGGGPSAPFLVSVPITLALAAAAATASSLLIW; encoded by the exons ATGGAGGCATCAGGGCCCCAGCTACACCTGGAGTGGCAAGTGGCAAGGATGTCTGCAGCATTGCCGATCTTTCCTGGGCTGGGGCCTGGCCAGCACAGCTTGGATTCCATTCTGACTGGACAGCGACTCCGCGTCTACTCCTCCAGTGATGGGGGCGGGGCTGCAGGGTCCAAGGACACCTTAGGACTCTCCTCCTCAGTG ATGGCTGCTCCTGTCCCGTGGGCCTGCTGTGCTGTGCTTGCTGCCGCCGCCGCAGTTGTCTACGCCCAGAGACACAGTCCACAGG agGCACCCCATGTGCAGTACGAGCGCCTGGGCTCTGACGTGACACTGCCATGTGGGACAGCAAACTGGGATGCTGCGGTGACGTGGCGGGTAAATGGGACAGACCTGGCCCCTGACCTGCTCAACGGCTCTCAGCTGGTGCTCCGTGGCCTGGAACTGGGCCACAGTGGCCTCTACGCCTGCTTCCACCGTGACTCCTGGCACCTGCGCCACCAAGTCCTGCTGCATGTGGGCT TGCCGCCGCGGGAGCCTGTGCTCAGCTGCCGCTCCAACACTTACCCCAAGGGCTTCTACTGCAGCTGGCATCTGCCCACCCCCACCTACATTCCCAACACCTTCAATGTGACTGTGCT GCATGGCTCCAAAATTATGGTCTGTGAGAAGGACCCAGCCCTCAAGAACCGCTGCCACATTCGCTACATGCACCTGTTCTCCACCATCAAGTACAAGGTCTCCATAAGTGTCAGCAATGCCCTGGGCCACAATGCCACAGCTATCACCTTTGACGAGTTCACCATTG TGAAGCCTGATCCTCCAGAAAATGTGGTAGCCCGGCCAGTGCCCAGCAACCCTCGCCGGCTGGAGGTGACGTGGCAGACCCCCTCGACCTGGCCTGACCCTGAGTCTTTTCCTCTCAAGTTCTTTCTGCGCTACCGACCCCTCATCCTGGACCAGTGGCAGCAT gtggagctgtcCGACGGCACAGCACACACCATCACAGATGCCTACGCCGGGAAGGAGTACATTATCCAGGTGGCAGCCAAGGACAATGAGATCGGGACATGGAGTGACTGGAGCGTGGCTGCCCACGCTACGCCCTGGACTGAGGAACCGCGACACCTCACCACGGAGGCCCAGGCTGCGG AGACCACGACCAGCACCACCAGCTCCCTGGCACCCCCACCTACCACGAAGATCTGTGACCCTGGGGAGCTGGGCAGCGGCGGGGGACCCTCGGCACCCTTCTTGGTCAGCGTCCCCATCACTCTGGCCCTGGCTGCCGCTGCCGCCACTGCCAGCAGTCTCTTGATCTGGTAG
- the CNTFR gene encoding ciliary neurotrophic factor receptor subunit alpha isoform X2: MEASGPQLHLEWQVARMSAALPIFPGLGPGQHSLDSILTGQRLRVYSSSDGGGAAGSKDTLGLSSSVMAAPVPWACCAVLAAAAAVVYAQRHSPQEAPHVQYERLGSDVTLPCGTANWDAAVTWRVNGTDLAPDLLNGSQLVLRGLELGHSGLYACFHRDSWHLRHQVLLHVGLPPREPVLSCRSNTYPKGFYCSWHLPTPTYIPNTFNVTVLHGSKIMVCEKDPALKNRCHIRYMHLFSTIKYKVSISVSNALGHNATAITFDEFTIVKPDPPENVVARPVPSNPRRLEVTWQTPSTWPDPESFPLKFFLRYRPLILDQWQHVELSDGTAHTITDAYAGKEYIIQVAAKDNEIGTWSDWSVAAHATPWTEEPRHLTTEAQAAETTTSTTSSLAPPPTTKICDPGELGSGGGPSAPFLVSVPITLALAAAAATASSLLI; this comes from the exons ATGGAGGCATCAGGGCCCCAGCTACACCTGGAGTGGCAAGTGGCAAGGATGTCTGCAGCATTGCCGATCTTTCCTGGGCTGGGGCCTGGCCAGCACAGCTTGGATTCCATTCTGACTGGACAGCGACTCCGCGTCTACTCCTCCAGTGATGGGGGCGGGGCTGCAGGGTCCAAGGACACCTTAGGACTCTCCTCCTCAGTG ATGGCTGCTCCTGTCCCGTGGGCCTGCTGTGCTGTGCTTGCTGCCGCCGCCGCAGTTGTCTACGCCCAGAGACACAGTCCACAGG agGCACCCCATGTGCAGTACGAGCGCCTGGGCTCTGACGTGACACTGCCATGTGGGACAGCAAACTGGGATGCTGCGGTGACGTGGCGGGTAAATGGGACAGACCTGGCCCCTGACCTGCTCAACGGCTCTCAGCTGGTGCTCCGTGGCCTGGAACTGGGCCACAGTGGCCTCTACGCCTGCTTCCACCGTGACTCCTGGCACCTGCGCCACCAAGTCCTGCTGCATGTGGGCT TGCCGCCGCGGGAGCCTGTGCTCAGCTGCCGCTCCAACACTTACCCCAAGGGCTTCTACTGCAGCTGGCATCTGCCCACCCCCACCTACATTCCCAACACCTTCAATGTGACTGTGCT GCATGGCTCCAAAATTATGGTCTGTGAGAAGGACCCAGCCCTCAAGAACCGCTGCCACATTCGCTACATGCACCTGTTCTCCACCATCAAGTACAAGGTCTCCATAAGTGTCAGCAATGCCCTGGGCCACAATGCCACAGCTATCACCTTTGACGAGTTCACCATTG TGAAGCCTGATCCTCCAGAAAATGTGGTAGCCCGGCCAGTGCCCAGCAACCCTCGCCGGCTGGAGGTGACGTGGCAGACCCCCTCGACCTGGCCTGACCCTGAGTCTTTTCCTCTCAAGTTCTTTCTGCGCTACCGACCCCTCATCCTGGACCAGTGGCAGCAT gtggagctgtcCGACGGCACAGCACACACCATCACAGATGCCTACGCCGGGAAGGAGTACATTATCCAGGTGGCAGCCAAGGACAATGAGATCGGGACATGGAGTGACTGGAGCGTGGCTGCCCACGCTACGCCCTGGACTGAGGAACCGCGACACCTCACCACGGAGGCCCAGGCTGCGG AGACCACGACCAGCACCACCAGCTCCCTGGCACCCCCACCTACCACGAAGATCTGTGACCCTGGGGAGCTGGGCAGCGGCGGGGGACCCTCGGCACCCTTCTTGGTCAGCGTCCCCATCACTCTGGCCCTGGCTGCCGCTGCCGCCACTGCCAGCAGTCTCTTGATCTG A
- the CNTFR gene encoding ciliary neurotrophic factor receptor subunit alpha isoform X4: MAAPVPWACCAVLAAAAAVVYAQRHSPQEAPHVQYERLGSDVTLPCGTANWDAAVTWRVNGTDLAPDLLNGSQLVLRGLELGHSGLYACFHRDSWHLRHQVLLHVGLPPREPVLSCRSNTYPKGFYCSWHLPTPTYIPNTFNVTVLHGSKIMVCEKDPALKNRCHIRYMHLFSTIKYKVSISVSNALGHNATAITFDEFTIVKPDPPENVVARPVPSNPRRLEVTWQTPSTWPDPESFPLKFFLRYRPLILDQWQHVELSDGTAHTITDAYAGKEYIIQVAAKDNEIGTWSDWSVAAHATPWTEEPRHLTTEAQAAETTTSTTSSLAPPPTTKICDPGELGSGGGPSAPFLVSVPITLALAAAAATASSLLI; this comes from the exons ATGGCTGCTCCTGTCCCGTGGGCCTGCTGTGCTGTGCTTGCTGCCGCCGCCGCAGTTGTCTACGCCCAGAGACACAGTCCACAGG agGCACCCCATGTGCAGTACGAGCGCCTGGGCTCTGACGTGACACTGCCATGTGGGACAGCAAACTGGGATGCTGCGGTGACGTGGCGGGTAAATGGGACAGACCTGGCCCCTGACCTGCTCAACGGCTCTCAGCTGGTGCTCCGTGGCCTGGAACTGGGCCACAGTGGCCTCTACGCCTGCTTCCACCGTGACTCCTGGCACCTGCGCCACCAAGTCCTGCTGCATGTGGGCT TGCCGCCGCGGGAGCCTGTGCTCAGCTGCCGCTCCAACACTTACCCCAAGGGCTTCTACTGCAGCTGGCATCTGCCCACCCCCACCTACATTCCCAACACCTTCAATGTGACTGTGCT GCATGGCTCCAAAATTATGGTCTGTGAGAAGGACCCAGCCCTCAAGAACCGCTGCCACATTCGCTACATGCACCTGTTCTCCACCATCAAGTACAAGGTCTCCATAAGTGTCAGCAATGCCCTGGGCCACAATGCCACAGCTATCACCTTTGACGAGTTCACCATTG TGAAGCCTGATCCTCCAGAAAATGTGGTAGCCCGGCCAGTGCCCAGCAACCCTCGCCGGCTGGAGGTGACGTGGCAGACCCCCTCGACCTGGCCTGACCCTGAGTCTTTTCCTCTCAAGTTCTTTCTGCGCTACCGACCCCTCATCCTGGACCAGTGGCAGCAT gtggagctgtcCGACGGCACAGCACACACCATCACAGATGCCTACGCCGGGAAGGAGTACATTATCCAGGTGGCAGCCAAGGACAATGAGATCGGGACATGGAGTGACTGGAGCGTGGCTGCCCACGCTACGCCCTGGACTGAGGAACCGCGACACCTCACCACGGAGGCCCAGGCTGCGG AGACCACGACCAGCACCACCAGCTCCCTGGCACCCCCACCTACCACGAAGATCTGTGACCCTGGGGAGCTGGGCAGCGGCGGGGGACCCTCGGCACCCTTCTTGGTCAGCGTCCCCATCACTCTGGCCCTGGCTGCCGCTGCCGCCACTGCCAGCAGTCTCTTGATCTG A
- the CNTFR gene encoding ciliary neurotrophic factor receptor subunit alpha isoform X3 has translation MAAPVPWACCAVLAAAAAVVYAQRHSPQEAPHVQYERLGSDVTLPCGTANWDAAVTWRVNGTDLAPDLLNGSQLVLRGLELGHSGLYACFHRDSWHLRHQVLLHVGLPPREPVLSCRSNTYPKGFYCSWHLPTPTYIPNTFNVTVLHGSKIMVCEKDPALKNRCHIRYMHLFSTIKYKVSISVSNALGHNATAITFDEFTIVKPDPPENVVARPVPSNPRRLEVTWQTPSTWPDPESFPLKFFLRYRPLILDQWQHVELSDGTAHTITDAYAGKEYIIQVAAKDNEIGTWSDWSVAAHATPWTEEPRHLTTEAQAAETTTSTTSSLAPPPTTKICDPGELGSGGGPSAPFLVSVPITLALAAAAATASSLLIW, from the exons ATGGCTGCTCCTGTCCCGTGGGCCTGCTGTGCTGTGCTTGCTGCCGCCGCCGCAGTTGTCTACGCCCAGAGACACAGTCCACAGG agGCACCCCATGTGCAGTACGAGCGCCTGGGCTCTGACGTGACACTGCCATGTGGGACAGCAAACTGGGATGCTGCGGTGACGTGGCGGGTAAATGGGACAGACCTGGCCCCTGACCTGCTCAACGGCTCTCAGCTGGTGCTCCGTGGCCTGGAACTGGGCCACAGTGGCCTCTACGCCTGCTTCCACCGTGACTCCTGGCACCTGCGCCACCAAGTCCTGCTGCATGTGGGCT TGCCGCCGCGGGAGCCTGTGCTCAGCTGCCGCTCCAACACTTACCCCAAGGGCTTCTACTGCAGCTGGCATCTGCCCACCCCCACCTACATTCCCAACACCTTCAATGTGACTGTGCT GCATGGCTCCAAAATTATGGTCTGTGAGAAGGACCCAGCCCTCAAGAACCGCTGCCACATTCGCTACATGCACCTGTTCTCCACCATCAAGTACAAGGTCTCCATAAGTGTCAGCAATGCCCTGGGCCACAATGCCACAGCTATCACCTTTGACGAGTTCACCATTG TGAAGCCTGATCCTCCAGAAAATGTGGTAGCCCGGCCAGTGCCCAGCAACCCTCGCCGGCTGGAGGTGACGTGGCAGACCCCCTCGACCTGGCCTGACCCTGAGTCTTTTCCTCTCAAGTTCTTTCTGCGCTACCGACCCCTCATCCTGGACCAGTGGCAGCAT gtggagctgtcCGACGGCACAGCACACACCATCACAGATGCCTACGCCGGGAAGGAGTACATTATCCAGGTGGCAGCCAAGGACAATGAGATCGGGACATGGAGTGACTGGAGCGTGGCTGCCCACGCTACGCCCTGGACTGAGGAACCGCGACACCTCACCACGGAGGCCCAGGCTGCGG AGACCACGACCAGCACCACCAGCTCCCTGGCACCCCCACCTACCACGAAGATCTGTGACCCTGGGGAGCTGGGCAGCGGCGGGGGACCCTCGGCACCCTTCTTGGTCAGCGTCCCCATCACTCTGGCCCTGGCTGCCGCTGCCGCCACTGCCAGCAGTCTCTTGATCTGGTAG